A region of Streptomyces sp. WMMC500 DNA encodes the following proteins:
- a CDS encoding SelB C-terminal domain-containing protein, with the protein MTAAPGEGVTAAPGLVIATAGHVDHGKSTLVRALTGTDPDRLAEERRRGLTLDLGFAWTTAPSGRTLAFVDVPGHHRYLATTFAGIATAPAVLLVVSAEEGWRRQTAEHLAALDAFGVRAGLRVVTRADLADPAPALAETVERTSGTGLAGTPAVAVSARTGEGLDLLLGELDALAAARPPPDPAAPVRLWLDRAFSVAGAGTVVTGTLAAGTLAEGDTLHLAPAGRTVQVRGLESLGHAVPRVTGPARVAVNLRRVTADQVGRGNALLTPERWWTTDRVDVRYAPTGRTARGREPARLPAEPLVHCGTAATSARLRPLGHEAARLTLRTPLPLHVGDRLLLRDPGSRLLVGATVLDPEPPPLSGRGAAATRARQLAGVTEPTDPAARLAAVGLDERRRLAAQGYAVDADGAPWLIDGGHAERLGATLAAAVRDHAEAHPDDPGLPVAQARRLLALPPDTAWDRLAAAAGADLVQRDGRLYRADEADGLPAAVAAAWQRLLDELRSAPFQAPTRRRLDELGLTPEALSLLVRRGALERVGAVHLPAGSVGRAARRLAAVPQPFTVGEAARALAVSRRVAIPLLETLDATGRTRRHPDGRRTVTDGG; encoded by the coding sequence GTGACCGCCGCCCCCGGGGAAGGCGTGACCGCCGCCCCCGGCCTGGTGATCGCGACCGCCGGCCACGTCGACCACGGCAAGTCGACGCTGGTGCGCGCCCTCACCGGCACCGACCCCGACCGGCTCGCCGAGGAGCGCCGCCGCGGCCTCACCCTCGACCTGGGCTTCGCCTGGACCACCGCGCCCAGCGGGCGCACCCTCGCCTTCGTCGACGTGCCCGGCCACCACCGCTATCTGGCCACCACCTTCGCCGGAATCGCCACCGCGCCCGCCGTGCTGCTGGTGGTCTCCGCCGAGGAGGGCTGGCGCCGGCAGACCGCCGAACACCTCGCCGCCCTCGACGCGTTCGGCGTGCGCGCCGGGCTGCGGGTCGTCACCCGCGCCGACCTCGCCGACCCCGCACCGGCCCTCGCGGAGACGGTGGAACGGACCTCCGGCACCGGCCTCGCCGGCACCCCGGCCGTCGCCGTCAGCGCCCGCACCGGCGAAGGGCTCGACCTGCTCCTGGGCGAACTCGACGCGCTGGCCGCCGCCCGGCCGCCGCCCGATCCGGCGGCCCCCGTACGGCTGTGGCTGGACCGGGCGTTCAGCGTGGCGGGCGCCGGCACGGTCGTCACCGGCACCCTCGCCGCCGGAACCCTCGCCGAGGGCGACACCCTGCACCTCGCCCCCGCCGGTCGCACCGTTCAGGTACGCGGCCTGGAGAGCCTCGGCCACGCCGTTCCCCGGGTGACCGGCCCCGCCCGCGTCGCCGTCAACCTCCGCCGCGTCACCGCCGACCAGGTCGGCAGGGGAAACGCGCTCCTCACGCCGGAGCGGTGGTGGACCACGGACCGCGTGGACGTCCGTTACGCACCGACGGGCCGGACGGCCCGCGGCCGTGAGCCTGCCCGCCTGCCGGCCGAACCCCTCGTCCACTGCGGCACCGCCGCAACCAGCGCGCGGCTGCGGCCACTGGGTCACGAGGCCGCACGCCTCACCCTGCGCACCCCGCTGCCGCTCCACGTCGGCGACCGGCTGCTGCTCCGCGACCCGGGATCCCGACTGCTGGTCGGCGCGACGGTGCTGGATCCGGAGCCGCCCCCGCTGTCGGGACGGGGAGCCGCCGCCACCCGCGCGCGCCAACTGGCCGGCGTCACCGAGCCCACCGACCCCGCCGCGCGGCTGGCCGCCGTCGGCCTGGACGAACGGCGCCGACTCGCCGCGCAGGGCTACGCCGTCGACGCGGACGGCGCGCCCTGGCTGATCGACGGAGGGCACGCGGAACGGCTGGGCGCCACCCTGGCCGCGGCGGTGCGGGACCACGCCGAGGCCCACCCCGACGACCCGGGACTCCCGGTCGCCCAGGCCCGTCGACTCCTCGCGTTGCCGCCGGACACCGCCTGGGACCGCCTGGCCGCCGCGGCCGGTGCCGACCTGGTCCAGCGCGACGGCAGGCTCTACCGCGCGGACGAGGCGGACGGGCTCCCCGCGGCGGTCGCCGCCGCGTGGCAGCGGCTGCTCGACGAGCTGCGGTCCGCCCCGTTCCAGGCCCCCACCCGGCGGCGGCTGGACGAACTGGGGCTCACGCCCGAGGCGTTGAGTCTGCTGGTGCGCCGCGGCGCGCTGGAGCGGGTGGGCGCGGTCCACCTCCCCGCCGGGTCCGTGGGCCGCGCCGCCCGGCGACTCGCCGCCGTGCCCCAGCCGTTCACGGTCGGCGAGGCCGCCCGCGCCCTCGCCGTCAGCCGCCGCGTCGCGATCCCCCTCCTGGAAACCCTCGACGCGACCGGCCGCACCCGCCGCCACCCCGACGGCCGCCGGACCGTCACGGACGGCGGGTGA